The proteins below are encoded in one region of Corynebacterium sphenisci DSM 44792:
- a CDS encoding thymidylate synthase, with the protein MSQSTDGAIATPYEDLLREILDHGAVKSDRTGTGTRSLFGRQLRYDLSAGFPLITTKKVHLKSIIWELLWFLRGSSDNTWLNERGVTIWDEWAGPDGDLGPIYGVQWRSWPTADGGTVDQISRALELLRHDPDSRRIVVSAWNVGQLDEMALPPCHLLFQFHVAEGRLSCQLYQRSADMFLGVPFNIASYSLLTHMMAQQAGLEPGEFIWTGGDCHIYDNHVEQCALQLSRAPRPYPRLRLAKAPSLFDYDFADVEVIGYDPHPPIRAQVAV; encoded by the coding sequence ATGAGCCAGAGCACCGACGGCGCCATCGCCACCCCCTACGAGGACCTGCTCCGGGAGATCCTCGACCACGGCGCGGTGAAGTCCGACCGCACCGGCACCGGCACCCGCAGCCTCTTCGGCCGGCAGCTGCGCTACGACCTCTCCGCCGGCTTCCCCCTGATCACCACCAAGAAGGTGCACCTGAAGTCGATCATCTGGGAGCTGCTGTGGTTCCTGCGGGGCAGCTCGGACAACACCTGGCTCAACGAGCGCGGGGTCACCATCTGGGACGAGTGGGCCGGCCCGGACGGCGACCTGGGCCCCATCTACGGGGTGCAGTGGCGCTCCTGGCCCACCGCCGACGGCGGCACCGTGGACCAGATCTCCCGCGCCCTCGAGCTGCTGCGCCACGACCCCGACTCGCGGCGGATCGTGGTCAGCGCCTGGAACGTCGGCCAGCTCGACGAGATGGCGCTGCCGCCCTGCCACCTGCTCTTCCAGTTCCACGTCGCCGAGGGCCGGCTGAGCTGCCAGCTCTACCAGCGCAGCGCGGACATGTTCCTCGGCGTGCCCTTCAACATCGCCTCCTACTCCCTGCTCACGCACATGATGGCGCAGCAGGCGGGCCTGGAGCCGGGCGAGTTCATCTGGACCGGCGGGGACTGCCACATCTACGACAACCACGTCGAGCAGTGCGCACTGCAGCTCAGCCGGGCCCCGCGGCCCTACCCGCGGCTGCGGCTGGCGAAGGCGCCGAGCCTGTTCGACTACGACTTCGCCGACGTCGAGGTCATCGGCTACGACCCGCATCCGCCGATCCGGGCGCAGGTGGCGGTATGA
- a CDS encoding 3'(2'),5'-bisphosphate nucleotidase CysQ: MSAYVDDAILALRLAQGTSEILKGVRNVGLLRGRVLGDSGDALAQEWIGKVLEQHRPDDAMLSEEAADRLERLDCDRVWIIDPLDGTREFAGGRQDWAVHIALVEDHQPVHAAVGLPDLGRVFHTGEAKAVLGPMSGRIVVSRTRPPALAGFVAERLGREVAQMGSAGAKAMHVLLGDYDAYIHSGGQYEWDSAAPVGVCRAAGLHVSRLDGSAHSYNNADPFMPDTLICRPEIADDILAAIADWREEHPED; this comes from the coding sequence ATGTCAGCTTACGTAGACGATGCCATCCTGGCGCTGCGCCTGGCCCAGGGCACCAGCGAGATCCTCAAGGGCGTGCGCAACGTCGGCCTGCTGCGCGGGCGGGTGCTCGGGGACTCCGGCGACGCCCTCGCCCAGGAGTGGATCGGCAAGGTGCTCGAACAGCACCGCCCCGATGACGCGATGCTCTCCGAGGAGGCCGCCGACCGCCTGGAGCGCCTCGACTGCGACCGGGTGTGGATCATCGACCCCCTGGACGGCACCCGCGAATTCGCCGGCGGCCGCCAGGACTGGGCGGTGCACATCGCCCTGGTGGAGGACCACCAGCCGGTGCACGCCGCGGTGGGCCTGCCGGATCTGGGCCGGGTATTCCACACCGGGGAGGCCAAGGCGGTGCTCGGGCCCATGTCCGGCCGGATCGTGGTCTCCCGCACCCGCCCGCCGGCGCTGGCCGGCTTCGTCGCCGAGCGCCTCGGCCGGGAGGTCGCCCAGATGGGCTCGGCGGGGGCGAAGGCGATGCACGTGCTGCTCGGCGACTACGACGCCTACATCCACTCCGGCGGCCAGTACGAGTGGGACTCCGCCGCCCCGGTGGGCGTGTGCCGCGCCGCCGGGCTGCACGTCTCCCGCCTGGACGGCTCCGCGCACTCCTACAACAACGCAGACCCCTTCATGCCGGACACCCTGATCTGCCGGCCCGAGATCGCCGACGACATCCTCGCCGCGATCGCGGACTGGCGCGAGGAGCACCCGGAGGACTGA
- a CDS encoding YccF domain-containing protein, whose protein sequence is MRTILNLLWLITGGLWLSLGYLFFGLLACLLVVTAPAGVASFRMAAYALWPFGREVVDAGRGGLLTGAMNLVWFLVAGLWLAIGHLATAAAQAVTIIGIPLAVANVKMIPVTCFPFGKRIVASSGGLL, encoded by the coding sequence ATGAGGACGATCCTGAACCTGCTCTGGCTCATCACCGGGGGCCTCTGGCTGTCCCTGGGCTACCTGTTCTTCGGGCTGCTGGCCTGCCTGCTGGTGGTCACCGCCCCGGCCGGGGTGGCCTCCTTCCGGATGGCCGCCTACGCGCTGTGGCCCTTCGGCCGGGAGGTGGTCGACGCCGGCCGCGGGGGGCTGCTCACCGGGGCGATGAACCTGGTCTGGTTCCTCGTCGCCGGGCTGTGGCTGGCGATCGGGCACCTGGCCACCGCGGCGGCGCAGGCGGTGACCATCATCGGCATCCCGCTGGCGGTGGCGAACGTGAAGATGATCCCGGTGACCTGCTTCCCCTTCGGCAAGCGGATCGTGGCCTCCTCCGGCGGACTGCTCTAG
- a CDS encoding lipoprotein LpqH → MSLRTRTVALLAIPGLALGLAACGDDNDQTVVTDAPEATKASEALTGDDQVTTEVDDDATTTTSAAPIGQDAATVKIAGTDVDGDFTPVRCEYDRDDDTLKIKAGEDDDTGKLEIEIKDADTAPRLDELSVEVREIDMEIDDDNAEAANVSRDGDTWRIVGTGVNDDDTTDDIEAQVVCPLN, encoded by the coding sequence ATGTCCCTGCGCACCCGCACCGTCGCCCTGCTCGCCATCCCCGGCCTGGCCCTGGGCCTGGCCGCCTGCGGCGACGACAATGACCAGACCGTGGTCACCGACGCCCCCGAGGCGACCAAGGCCTCCGAGGCGCTCACCGGCGACGACCAGGTCACCACCGAGGTCGACGACGACGCGACCACCACCACCTCCGCCGCCCCGATCGGGCAGGACGCGGCCACCGTCAAGATCGCCGGCACCGACGTCGACGGCGACTTCACCCCGGTGCGCTGCGAGTACGACCGCGACGACGACACCCTGAAGATCAAGGCCGGCGAGGACGACGACACCGGCAAGCTGGAGATCGAGATCAAGGACGCGGACACCGCCCCGCGCCTGGACGAGCTCAGCGTCGAGGTCCGCGAGATCGACATGGAGATCGACGACGACAACGCCGAGGCCGCCAACGTCTCCCGGGACGGCGACACCTGGCGCATCGTCGGCACCGGCGTCAACGACGATGACACCACCGACGACATCGAGGCCCAGGTGGTCTGCCCGCTGAACTAG
- a CDS encoding MFS transporter produces MTKRRIRLLAFAGIVLTALNMRAAVTGLPPLIGRMAPDLGLSPGFVGALGMLPTAMFAASAFATPPLLRRLRLPHALFAMMAATAAGQLLRVAGPSTAALVAGSLVALFAIGVTNTVAPLAVRAYFPEAVPRMSTAYMLAMQTGMMAAPLAAEPIAAAAGSWRVSLASWALLALAAALPWIPLLRAGADSIAAAGRDGRAPAAARAAAGAADQVPEHRSPVGLGLLAMFGCTSLSTYALMMFIPRVIESAGMSAATGGAMLSWWSALGALIAVLGPWALGRLRDPYPLLAGFLLVYCIGNAGLFLAPAAAPWLWVTLSGLGPISFPMALTLINLRARTAAGARALSAFAQGGGYTLACAGPLLTGMLHEATAGWAAPLVLLLAATAVVAVGGRAATRERFVEDTLPAAGPRRG; encoded by the coding sequence GTGACGAAGAGGAGAATCCGCCTGCTGGCCTTCGCCGGCATCGTGCTCACCGCCCTGAACATGCGCGCGGCGGTCACCGGGCTGCCCCCGCTGATCGGCCGGATGGCCCCCGACCTGGGCCTGTCCCCCGGGTTCGTCGGCGCCCTGGGCATGCTGCCCACGGCCATGTTCGCCGCCAGCGCCTTCGCCACCCCGCCGCTGCTGCGCCGGCTGCGGCTGCCGCACGCCCTGTTCGCGATGATGGCCGCCACCGCCGCCGGGCAGCTGCTGCGGGTCGCCGGCCCCTCCACCGCGGCGCTGGTGGCCGGCTCCCTGGTGGCCCTGTTCGCGATCGGGGTGACCAACACGGTGGCCCCGCTGGCGGTGCGCGCCTACTTCCCGGAGGCGGTGCCGCGGATGTCCACCGCCTACATGCTGGCCATGCAGACCGGGATGATGGCCGCCCCGCTGGCCGCGGAGCCGATCGCCGCCGCCGCCGGCAGCTGGCGGGTGTCCCTGGCCTCCTGGGCGCTGCTCGCCCTCGCCGCGGCGCTGCCCTGGATCCCGTTGCTGCGCGCCGGCGCGGACTCCATCGCCGCCGCCGGCCGGGATGGCCGGGCGCCCGCGGCGGCGCGCGCGGCCGCCGGCGCCGCGGACCAGGTGCCGGAGCACCGCTCCCCGGTGGGCCTGGGCCTGCTGGCCATGTTCGGCTGCACCAGCCTGTCCACCTACGCGCTGATGATGTTCATCCCCCGGGTGATCGAGTCGGCGGGGATGTCCGCGGCCACCGGCGGGGCGATGCTGTCCTGGTGGTCGGCGCTCGGTGCGCTCATCGCGGTGCTGGGCCCCTGGGCGCTGGGCCGGCTGCGCGATCCCTACCCGCTGCTCGCCGGATTCCTGCTCGTCTACTGCATCGGCAACGCGGGGCTGTTCCTGGCCCCGGCGGCCGCGCCCTGGCTGTGGGTGACCCTGTCCGGGCTGGGCCCGATCTCCTTCCCGATGGCGCTGACCCTGATCAACCTGCGGGCGCGCACCGCCGCCGGGGCGCGGGCGCTGTCCGCCTTCGCCCAGGGCGGCGGCTACACCCTGGCCTGCGCCGGGCCGCTGCTCACCGGGATGCTGCATGAGGCCACCGCCGGCTGGGCGGCGCCGCTGGTGCTGCTGCTGGCGGCCACCGCGGTGGTCGCCGTCGGCGGCCGCGCGGCCACCCGGGAGCGGTTCGTGGAGGACACCCTGCCCGCCGCCGGGCCGCGCCGGGGCTAG
- the pgi gene encoding glucose-6-phosphate isomerase, translating into MTFDITTTDAWAALAGRAEEIRGTTLRELFAADPDRAGRLTLDAAGLHADLSKNLVDGDTLAALLELARAADVAGARDAMFAGERINSTEDRSVLHTALRLPVTAELTVAGQDVAADVHEVLGRMRDFARALRSGEWLGHTGHTIKTVVNIGIGGSDLGPAMVTRALRTYVTAGIEARFVSNVDPSDLQSVLDEVDPESTLFIIASKTFTTQETLANAHAARRWLVDRLGDEAAVAKHFVAVSTNAEQVAEFGIDPANMFGFWDWVGGRYSVDSAIGLSIMAAVGPQDFMRLLEGFHAMDEHFRTAPAERNLPLLMGLLGVWYADFLGAQSHAVLPYSQDLARFPAYLQQLTMESNGKSVRRDGAAVTCDTGEIYWGEPGTNGQHAFFQLLHQGTRLVPADFIGFARPRQDLPTADGTDSMHDLLMANFLAQTKVLAFGKTAEEIRAEGVAEELVAHKVMPGNRPTTTILAEELTPAALGALIALYEHITFVQGVIWGINSFDQWGVELGKKQAGDLLPAVTGAAAADSGDASTDALLGWYRANR; encoded by the coding sequence ATGACCTTCGACATCACCACCACCGACGCCTGGGCCGCCCTGGCCGGGCGGGCCGAGGAGATCCGGGGCACCACCCTGCGCGAGCTCTTCGCCGCGGACCCGGATCGCGCCGGCCGGCTCACCCTGGACGCCGCCGGGCTGCACGCGGACCTCTCCAAGAACCTCGTCGACGGCGACACCCTCGCCGCCCTACTCGAGCTGGCCCGCGCCGCCGACGTCGCCGGCGCCCGGGACGCGATGTTCGCCGGGGAGCGGATCAACTCCACCGAGGACCGCTCGGTGCTGCACACCGCGCTGCGGCTGCCGGTGACCGCGGAGCTCACCGTGGCCGGGCAGGACGTCGCCGCCGACGTGCACGAGGTGCTCGGCCGGATGCGCGACTTCGCCCGGGCGCTGCGCTCCGGGGAGTGGCTGGGGCACACCGGGCACACCATCAAGACGGTGGTGAACATCGGCATCGGCGGCTCCGATCTGGGCCCGGCGATGGTCACCCGGGCGCTACGCACCTACGTCACCGCCGGGATCGAGGCCCGCTTCGTCTCCAACGTGGACCCCTCCGATCTGCAGTCCGTGCTCGACGAGGTCGACCCCGAGTCCACCCTGTTCATCATCGCCTCGAAGACCTTCACCACCCAGGAGACCCTGGCCAACGCGCATGCCGCCCGGCGCTGGCTGGTGGACCGGCTCGGCGATGAGGCGGCGGTGGCCAAGCACTTCGTGGCGGTGTCCACCAACGCGGAGCAGGTCGCCGAGTTCGGCATCGACCCGGCGAACATGTTCGGCTTCTGGGACTGGGTGGGCGGCCGCTACTCGGTGGACTCGGCGATCGGGCTGTCCATCATGGCCGCGGTGGGCCCGCAGGACTTCATGCGCCTGCTGGAGGGCTTCCACGCCATGGACGAGCATTTCCGCACCGCCCCGGCGGAGCGCAACCTGCCGCTGCTGATGGGCCTGCTCGGCGTCTGGTACGCCGACTTCCTCGGCGCCCAGTCCCATGCGGTGCTGCCCTACAGCCAGGACCTGGCCCGCTTCCCCGCCTACCTGCAGCAGCTCACCATGGAGTCCAACGGCAAGTCGGTGCGCCGCGACGGCGCGGCGGTGACCTGCGACACCGGGGAGATCTACTGGGGCGAGCCGGGCACCAACGGCCAGCACGCCTTCTTCCAGCTGCTGCACCAGGGCACCCGGCTGGTGCCCGCGGACTTCATCGGCTTCGCCCGGCCCCGCCAGGATCTGCCCACCGCCGACGGCACCGACTCCATGCACGATCTGCTGATGGCGAACTTCCTCGCCCAGACCAAGGTGCTCGCCTTCGGCAAGACGGCCGAGGAGATCCGCGCCGAGGGGGTGGCCGAGGAGCTGGTCGCGCACAAGGTGATGCCCGGCAACCGGCCCACCACCACGATCCTCGCCGAGGAGCTCACCCCGGCCGCGCTGGGCGCGCTCATCGCCCTCTACGAGCACATCACCTTCGTGCAGGGCGTGATCTGGGGGATCAACTCCTTCGACCAGTGGGGCGTGGAGCTGGGCAAGAAGCAGGCCGGGGATCTGCTGCCGGCGGTCACCGGGGCCGCCGCGGCCGATTCCGGGGACGCCTCCACCGACGCGCTGCTCGGCTGGTACCGGGCGAACCGCTGA
- a CDS encoding NAD-dependent succinate-semialdehyde dehydrogenase, producing MSDTTMPRMTHDEILDGVPRGLYLGGRFRDAADGATLAVRDPATDEVLTEVASAGEADARAALDAAVAAQADWAATPPRERSEILRRAFGLIRRDAAKLTALQSLEMGRALPDSAAEVAYGAEFFRWFAEEAVRITGDYRRSPDGSSRLAVLRQPVGPALAITPWNFPLAMGTRKIAPALAAGCPIIVKPASKTPLTMLHLAGLLDEAGVPAGVLSVLPAAHAGDVSALLDDPRLRKFTFTGSTEVGQMLAARAAGSSMKVSLELGGNAPFVVFADADLDKAVAAVKGAKLRNGGQVCIAPNRFIVHESLAGEFAERVAAMFGELTVGPGTDPDTDLGPLALAEQRDTVDRLVADAVDRGARLRCGGVSGESAGGYFVPATVLDRVPADADIVAEEIFGPVVAVRSFREVDEAIAMANDTAFGLAAYLFSENLGTALDAAERIEAGMVAVNKGGLSDASAPFGGVKQSGLGREGGPTGIDEFLETKLISLEG from the coding sequence ATGAGCGACACCACGATGCCCCGGATGACCCATGACGAGATCCTCGACGGCGTGCCCCGCGGCCTGTACCTCGGCGGCCGCTTCCGCGACGCCGCCGACGGCGCCACCCTGGCGGTGCGCGACCCGGCCACCGACGAGGTGCTCACCGAGGTCGCCTCGGCGGGCGAGGCCGACGCCCGCGCCGCCCTCGACGCCGCGGTGGCCGCCCAGGCGGACTGGGCGGCGACGCCCCCGCGGGAGCGCTCCGAGATCCTGCGCCGCGCCTTCGGGCTGATCCGCCGCGACGCGGCGAAGCTCACCGCCCTGCAGTCCCTGGAGATGGGCCGGGCGCTGCCGGACTCCGCCGCCGAGGTCGCCTACGGCGCCGAGTTCTTCCGCTGGTTCGCCGAGGAGGCGGTGCGGATCACCGGCGACTACCGGCGCTCCCCGGACGGATCCTCCCGGCTGGCGGTGCTGCGCCAGCCGGTGGGCCCGGCGCTGGCGATCACCCCGTGGAACTTCCCGCTCGCGATGGGCACCCGAAAAATCGCCCCCGCCCTGGCCGCCGGCTGCCCGATCATCGTCAAACCCGCCTCGAAGACCCCGCTGACCATGCTGCACCTGGCGGGGCTGCTCGACGAGGCCGGGGTGCCCGCCGGGGTGCTCTCGGTGCTGCCCGCGGCCCACGCCGGCGACGTCTCCGCGCTGCTGGACGACCCCCGGCTGCGCAAGTTCACCTTCACCGGCTCCACCGAGGTCGGCCAGATGCTCGCCGCGAGGGCGGCCGGGTCCTCGATGAAGGTCTCCCTGGAGCTCGGCGGCAACGCCCCCTTCGTGGTCTTCGCGGACGCGGACCTGGACAAGGCGGTCGCCGCGGTCAAGGGCGCCAAACTGCGCAACGGCGGCCAGGTGTGCATCGCCCCGAACCGGTTCATCGTGCACGAGTCCCTCGCCGGGGAGTTCGCCGAGCGGGTGGCCGCCATGTTCGGCGAGCTCACCGTGGGCCCGGGCACCGATCCGGACACCGACCTGGGCCCGCTGGCCCTGGCCGAGCAGCGCGACACCGTGGACCGGCTGGTCGCCGACGCCGTCGACCGGGGCGCCCGGCTGCGCTGCGGCGGGGTGTCCGGGGAGTCCGCCGGCGGCTACTTCGTGCCCGCCACGGTGCTCGACCGGGTGCCGGCCGACGCCGACATCGTCGCCGAGGAGATCTTCGGCCCCGTGGTCGCGGTGCGCTCCTTCCGGGAGGTCGACGAGGCGATCGCGATGGCCAACGACACCGCCTTCGGCCTGGCCGCCTACCTGTTCAGCGAGAACCTGGGCACCGCCCTGGACGCCGCGGAGCGGATCGAGGCGGGCATGGTGGCGGTGAACAAGGGCGGGCTCTCCGACGCCTCCGCCCCCTTCGGCGGGGTGAAGCAGTCCGGGCTGGGCCGGGAGGGCGGGCCCACCGGGATCGACGAGTTCCTGGAGACCAAGCTCATCTCCCTGGAGGGTTAG
- a CDS encoding MFS transporter has product MSAAPPRGRVAAWAAWDWGSAAFNAVIVTFIYSVYLVDGVGAEVPGASAKYSWAMGAAGLAIAALAPVTGRRADLLGRRRASLGAWTLATVALMAALAVVRPEAGWFWPGVGLLAVATVTFQFAEVSYFAMLKQVSTPATVGRVSGIGWAAGYVGGIVLLLGCYLGFIAGEGPARGLLGVPAADGWSVRLVALVAAGWFLLAALPAMTRVPEIEPAPDAAAAPRPGPAALAAAYRGIAAELRGLWREDRRLVRFLIASAVFRDGLAGVFTFGAILAVRVYGIDAADVLLFGVAANVVAAVGSVAAGVADDRLGPRPVILGSLGAMCLVSVGLLAASGPVAFWVLGLALCLFVGPAQAASRSYLTRLTPAGREGQMFGLYATVGRAVSWLTPLAFGAFVAVFHADRAGVAGILLVLAAGMALMARVPNVTAAGAAG; this is encoded by the coding sequence ATGAGCGCCGCGCCGCCGCGGGGCCGGGTCGCCGCCTGGGCCGCCTGGGACTGGGGTTCGGCGGCGTTCAACGCGGTCATCGTCACCTTCATCTACTCCGTCTACCTCGTCGACGGGGTCGGCGCGGAGGTGCCGGGGGCCTCGGCGAAGTACTCCTGGGCGATGGGCGCCGCGGGCCTGGCGATCGCCGCCCTGGCCCCGGTCACCGGCCGGCGGGCGGATCTGCTGGGCCGGCGGCGGGCCTCGCTGGGCGCCTGGACCCTGGCCACGGTGGCGCTGATGGCGGCGCTGGCCGTGGTGCGCCCGGAGGCGGGCTGGTTCTGGCCGGGGGTGGGCCTGCTCGCGGTGGCCACGGTGACCTTCCAGTTCGCGGAGGTGTCCTATTTCGCGATGCTCAAGCAGGTCTCCACCCCGGCCACGGTGGGCCGGGTGTCCGGGATCGGCTGGGCGGCCGGCTACGTCGGCGGGATCGTGCTGCTGCTGGGCTGCTACCTCGGCTTCATCGCCGGGGAGGGCCCGGCCCGGGGGCTGCTCGGGGTGCCCGCCGCCGATGGCTGGAGCGTCCGGCTGGTGGCCCTGGTCGCCGCCGGCTGGTTCCTGCTCGCCGCGCTGCCCGCGATGACCCGGGTGCCGGAGATCGAGCCCGCCCCGGACGCCGCCGCCGCGCCCCGGCCGGGCCCGGCGGCGCTGGCCGCGGCCTACCGCGGGATCGCCGCGGAACTGCGCGGGCTGTGGCGCGAGGACCGCCGGCTGGTGCGCTTCCTGATCGCCTCCGCGGTGTTCCGGGACGGCCTCGCCGGGGTGTTCACCTTCGGCGCCATCCTGGCGGTGCGGGTCTACGGCATCGACGCCGCGGACGTGCTGCTGTTCGGGGTGGCCGCGAACGTGGTCGCCGCCGTCGGGTCGGTGGCCGCCGGCGTCGCCGACGACCGGCTGGGCCCGCGGCCGGTGATCCTGGGCTCCCTGGGCGCGATGTGCCTGGTCTCGGTGGGGCTGCTGGCCGCCTCCGGCCCGGTCGCCTTCTGGGTGCTGGGCCTGGCGCTCTGCCTCTTCGTCGGCCCCGCCCAGGCGGCGTCGCGCTCCTACCTCACCCGGCTCACCCCGGCGGGCCGGGAGGGCCAGATGTTCGGGCTCTACGCCACCGTGGGCCGGGCGGTGAGCTGGCTGACCCCGCTGGCCTTCGGCGCCTTCGTCGCGGTCTTCCACGCCGACCGGGCCGGGGTGGCCGGGATCCTGCTGGTGCTGGCGGCCGGGATGGCGCTGATGGCCCGGGTGCCCAACGTCACCGCCGCCGGGGCCGCGGGCTAA
- a CDS encoding chorismate mutase produces MNEDTGHVIDAFEVRTPTGTDDPLSSEEIERYRAEINRLDAIIIDAARRRAEVSRAVGRTRMGSGGTRLVHTREVQIINQFRDELGAEGPAIASALLRMGRGRLG; encoded by the coding sequence ATGAACGAGGACACCGGCCACGTCATCGACGCCTTCGAGGTGCGCACCCCCACCGGCACCGACGATCCGCTGAGCTCGGAGGAGATCGAGCGCTACCGGGCGGAGATCAACCGCCTGGACGCGATCATCATCGACGCGGCCCGGCGGCGGGCGGAGGTCTCCCGGGCGGTGGGCCGGACCCGGATGGGCTCCGGGGGCACCCGCCTGGTGCACACCCGGGAGGTGCAGATCATCAACCAGTTCCGCGATGAGCTGGGCGCGGAGGGCCCGGCGATCGCCTCGGCGCTGCTCCGGATGGGCCGGGGGCGGCTGGGATGA